The Candidatus Methylomirabilis tolerans region TATCTGTGAGCGCGGCAATCCCAGGCAGTTCCTTCCCCTCCAGAAACTCCAGGGACGCGCCGCCTCCCGTCGAGATGTGAGTCATCTGCTCAGCAACTCCAGCCAGGGAAACCGCAGCCGCCGTATCGCCTCCTCCGATAACCGAGTGCGCAGGGCAGGCAGCGACTGCTTTAGCCAAGGCAAACGTCCCTTCCCGGAAAGGCAACAGTTCGAAGACGCCCATTGGACCATTCCACAGGATAGTTTTTGCGCGCTTCACCTCCTGAGTAAACCGGCTAATCGTCGCAGGGCCGATATCAAGGCCCATCGAACCGACGGGAATGCTCCCCTCTATCTGTCTGGTTGGCGCATCTGCGTCGATCCGCTCGGCGATCACATGATCACTCGGCAGATGGATAGCGATATTCGAGTGTCGGGCCTGCTCCATCGTCTCCAGCGCAATCTTTAGTCCGTCGGCCTCTACCCGCGAGCTCCCCACCTCATGCCCTTGGGCTTTCAGGAATGTATAGGCCATGCCACCGCCGATCAGGAGACTGTCCACCTTCGGGAGCAGATTGGCCAGGACCCCTATCTTATCCGACACCTTGGCTCCGCCGAGAATTGCGACGAAGGGGTGTTCAGGATGATCGAGCAGGGCCCCAAGCTGTACGAGTTCCTCTCGCATAAGAAAACCGGACGCCGACTGCTTGACGAATCGTGTCACCCCGACGGTGGAGGCGTGGGCGCGGTGGGCCGTTCCGAAGGCATCGTTGACGTACAGGTCGCACAACTCCGCCAATGCCTTCGCAAAGGCCTCGTCGTTCTTCTCTTCCTCCGGATGAAAGCGGCAATTCTCGAGCAACAGCACCTGTCCAGCGGCCATCCTGTCGATCCGGGCCTTCACCCCCGATCCCACGCAATCCTCGGCCATCTCCACCGGACTCCCCAGCAACGCAGCGAGCCGCCCAGCCACCGGCCCGAGGCTGAACTTTGGATTAGGACCACCCTTGGGTCGACCAAGGTGGGAGATGAGCAGGATCTTCGCCCCATGTTGGGCCGCGTAGTTGATCGTCGGGAGTGCGGCGCGAATGCGTGTATCGTCGGTAATCGTCCCCTTCTCATCCATCGGGACGTTGAAATCGACGCGGATCAGGAGCCGTTTCTCTGAAAGCTCCAGGTCATCGATGCATAATTTAGCCATGGTGTTCCCTAGAAAATCCCCCCCACCTTCCTCCTCCCCCTCCGAGGGAGGAGGGTCAGGGAGGGGGGGAACTCGTTATGATCGCGAAGCGATGTACTTCACAAGGTCACGGATTCGGCAGGAATAACCCCACTCGTTGTCGTACCAGGACAGGACCTTGATCAGGGTACCGTCTACGACCGATGTCGAAAGGCTGTCAACAATCGATGAAAGCGAATTACCATTAAAATCGACAGAAACCAACGGCTCCTCGCAGAAACCGAGAATCCCTTTTAACTCGCCATCGGCTGCCTTCCGAAGAGCCGAATTCACCTCTTCAGCCGTGACCACCCGCTCCGTCTCTGCAACAAGATCGACCAGCGATACGTTCGCCGTCGGGACGCGGATAGCGAGCCCGTGCATCTTCCCCTGCAGCGCAGGGAGCACCAGGCCCACCGCTTTGGCCGCCCCGGTGCTGGTTGGGATCTGGGAGAGAGCGGCAGCCCTCGCCCGGCGGAGATCAGAATGGGGTAGATCCAGAATCTGCTGGTCATTCGTATAGGAATGGATGGTAGTCACGAGGCCATGGCGAATTCCGAAATTCTCCATGATCACCTTCGCGATGGGTGCAAGGCAGTTGGTGGTGCAGGACGCATTGCTGATGACCGCGTGCTTTGCGGGATCGTACATCTTCTCATTCACACCCAGAACGATTGTGATATCCGGGTCCTTGGCCGGCGCTGAAATGATGACCTTTTGCGCTCCGGCCTGAAGATGCTTGCTCGCGCCGGCCTTGTCGGTGAAGCGTCCGGTCGATTCGACGACGACCTGCACTCCCAGCTCTTTCCAGGGCAGCGCCGCCGGGTCTCTCTGGGCAAAGACCTTGATCTCGCGGCCGTCCACGACGATGGCATTATCCTTGGCCTGCACATCCGCTTGCAGCGTCCCATGGACAGAATCGTACTTCAACAGGTGTGCGAGCGTCCTGGCGTCAGTGATGTCATTGACCGCCACGAACTCCAGCCCGCGATCTTCAAGCGCTACCCGAAACGCATTTCGACCGATGCGACCAAATCCGTTGATCGCAGCCTTGATAGCCATGACTCTCTTCTCCTCCTTAAATGAATGAACAAGCGATTGCTAGGCAGACGGACACACGACGGGGCAAACCGTACAGCGTTACAAGGCAAAATCAGTCATGATTTATAAGGCCTTTGATCTTAAATGTCAATCCCTTAAGGTCAATCACCCATAGAATTCGTAACTAAGGTAGATAGGCTGAAGGTTGAAGGCTTTTAGGGGTAAGCCATGCGTGATCATACAACACTCCGAAAAGGTCTTGAATGGCTCGATTCGTGCCCTGCGAGATAATTTAGAACCTTCAGCCTTCAGTCTAAACACCTGAGTAGTTCGCGAAGTTCCACGGGCAGATTCACTCCACGCGGGCGAGGGTGTAGACCCCGACTTCCGCGGCGCCGGCAGCGAGCAGGGCCTTTGCACACTCGCAGGCTGTAGCCCCGGTTGTGAACACATCGTCAATGAGCAGGAGCCTCATATCCTTTACCCGATCAGACTGCGGTACGATAAAAGCCCCCTTGACGTTGTCCTCTCGCTCTTTCCGACCCCCGCTCTGGGCTTCCGTAGGCCGAACCCGACGCAATAGGCGATGACCAACAGGAAGACCGCAGCCGGCTCCGAACTCCTTGGCCAGAAGCGTTGCCTGATTAAAGCCTCGCGCTCGTTCTCGCTGAGGGTGGAGCGGAACCGGAATCAAGAGATCGAATCGGCGGGGAACAAAAAGTCGCCCGGCCCCCTCGGCCATCAAGCGACCGAGATGGCGGGCAAGCGTACGTCGGCCGCCATATTTGAACAGTAGGATGGCCTGACGCATCGTACCGTCAGCTTCGTATAGCGCCGCCGCCCTCGCCATGACAAACGGCGGCAACCGTTCGCGGCAGCGTCCACACAGGTGGCCAGGACTTTCCTCAAGGGTTCTCGGCGACGCAAAAGGCCTGCCGCAGCAAGGGCAGGATGGCTCGGACACACACCGAATGCTACGCCAGCAGTGGCTACAGATAATGGAGCAACGGTCGGCATCCAGAGGCCGATGACACACTCGGCAGGGGGAAGGAAAAATGAGATGAAGAAAGGCTGCCAGCAGCTCCTTCAGCTCCGCTCCTCTTCCTCCTGACAGGCAATACAAAATCGAGCAAAAGGCAACGCTTCAAGCCTTTTCTCACTGATCGGCTCACCGCACCGTTCGCACCCCCCGTACTTCTTCAGCCGCATCTTGTCCAGGGCAGCGTCCACCTGCTTCAACAACTGGCGCTCAGCATCGCTGATGGAGAGCAAAAACTCTTTGGTGTAGGCTGTCGTGGCTTGATCAGCGATGTCCTGCGTACCATCACTACCGCCCTCCAGATTATTCGCGCGCTTTTCCCGTACCGTGTTAATCAATGCGCGTCGTTTCTCCAGCAGCCTTTCCTTTAACCGTTCCAGCATCGCCGCCCTCAACGGCATCCCCATCACCTCCCTGCCTGTGTGTGGCTATACGCAACCAGGCTACCTTGGCGATTCGGTAGATTACCCTCGCCCTCAAAAAAGAGAGGGAAGAGCGGGGGCACCGCCTGCCCCCAACAAAAAAAGAAGCGGGGCTCGTGTGTCCTCCGCTTTACAGGTATCGGCTTCATTATGACGATTTATCTCAGAGGAACCAGCGATCCATTCTGAACCAACTCCTGTCTCGGCGCGTCGGCCCACAGGCCCTCCAGGTCGTAGTACAGCCGCATCTCTTCGTCGAAAATATGAATGATTACATCGCTGTAGTCAAGAAGAATCCAACGGGCTTCCCGGTCCTCCTCCCGATGGAATATCCGAATACGCTCGTCTCGAAGTCGCGCTTCGATTCGATCGGCAACGGCCAGGACCTGTCGAATCGAGGAAACACTCACGATAAGAAAATAGTCGGTAAATGAGCAGAGGTCTCGGAGGTCAAGATGCACAATAGAGGTAGGTTTCACCTCGAAGGCCTCTGTAACGGCAAGCCGCAACAGCGTGTCGGTGTCGATCCGTCCTCTTACTTCTGTCGATATTGCAGGTCGTTTCAATGAACTCACGTCAAAACCTCACGTCGGCCCATCAGCCTTTTCGCCCGGGTTGATACAGACGGTTCTTGCCTATGTACGCAGCAACCGTGTCGGTGACCAGATGGCGGATACTCCTCCCCTCCTTCACGAGTTGTCGGATCTCGCTGGAGGAGATATCCAGCGAGACCACTTCAACCAACAGGACCAGACAGGATTCATGGTGTGCTTTTTCGGTCTTCCGCGTAATCTCTGAAATCTTCAGGTACTTAAATCGGGGGTTGCCCAGAAGATGCCACTGTTCGGGTGTCATGGAACGTTCCACGCCGTCAAGCCGCCAGCCGGGACGGGCTGTGACAATCACCTGGGCCAGCGACAGCAATTCCCGCGCTTCTTTCCAGGTCGCGATATCAAGGAACGCATCGACCCCCATAATGAAGTAGATGGTAGTCTCCTCCCCGTACAGCTTTCGAAACTCCCGGAGCGTCTCAACCGAGTAGGACCGGCCCGGTCGGCTTAGCTCAATCGGGGATACGCTGAAGTACGGCGTATAGACCGTCGCCAGCGAGACCATCTCGTACCGGTGCAGGGCCGAGGCCTCAAACTCTTCCTCTTTGTGAGGGGGCCTGGCGGCGGGCACAAAGATGATCCTGTCCAGTTCAAAGGCCCAGTAGATCTCCTCGGCGGCCCGCAAGTGGCCGAGATGAATCGGATCGAAGGTCCCCCCCATCACGCCGATATGCATGGTCGCCTCATGGCGAGTCAAGGTTCAAGGTGCAACGTTCAAGGTTCAAGGTTCAACGTTCAAGGTGCAAGGTGCAAGGTTCAAGGGTAAAGATATTACTCAGAGCATAAAATAGCTTGTCTCCCCCTTTTGTAAAGGGGGAAGTTGCTGGAGATGTTGTGCAAGAGTGCAATCTAGTTAATGCTCCCCGTAATAGGTATGTAGCTCAATGTGTGAAGAGGCAAGTTATCAACCTTGCACTTCGAACATTGAACATTGAACTTTGCACATCATTTCGTTGAGTCCCGCACCTGACCCTCGCCGAGCACGATAAACTTTTCGCAGGTCAGTTCCGTGAGACCAACCGGGCCCCGGGCGTGGAGCTTCTGTGTGCTGATCCCCATCTCGGCCCCCATCCCGAACTCGCCGCCGTCAGTAAAGCGGGTGGAGGCATTGACGAATACGGCGCCGGCATCCACCTCCCGGAGGAAACGCATGGCCCGGCCATGATCCGCTGTGACGATCGCCTCGGCCAGGCCGGAGCCGTGCGCAGCGATATGGGCCACAGCCTCTTCGAACGAACCGACTACCTTTACGGACAGGATCAGATCGAGATATTCAGTATCCCAGTCTACCTCGGTGGCAGATGCGATATCGTGGACCAGGGCCCGTGTCCGAGGGCAACCCCTGACCTCGACCCCGGCCTCCTGCAACCGTCCGACGATCCGTGGTAAGAAGTGAGCGGCCACCCCCTCATGCACCAGCAGGCTCTCCATGGCATTACAGACGCCCGGTCGCTCGACCTTAGCGTTAAAGGCAATCTCCTCCGCCATGATGAGATCGGCCCCTTCATCAACGTAGGTGTGACAGAGCCCTTTGTCGTGGGCCAGGACCGGAATGGTTGAGGTCCGCTGCACCGCCCGGATCAACTCCTCCCCGCCTCGAGGGATAATGAGATCCACGAGTCCGGTGAGCTGGAGCAAATGCGCTACCGCCTCCCGGTCAACCGAATCGATGAAGGCGACGCAACCCTTGGGCAGCCCGCTTCCCATGGCAGCATCCGACAGCAGACTACTGATGATTCGGTTGCTGCGGATCGCCTCCCGACCCCCTTTGAGAATGACGGCGTTCCCCGACTTCAGGCAGAGGGCCGCCGCATCGGCGGTGACTCCTGGTCTGGCCTCATAGATGACGCCGATGACCCCGAGCGGCACCCGCATCCGGCCGACAAGCAGACCGTTTGGACGACGCCACATTCCGGCAATCTCCCCGACAGGATCGGGAAGCGTGGCCACCTGCCGGACACCGGCCGCTATCTTCTCAATCCGCCTTTCGTCAAGAGCCAGTCGATCCAGGACCGCAGACGAACAGTGCTGCGCTTTCGTTTCCGCCAAATCGAGCGCGTTCGCCGAGAGGATCGCCGCCCGGCCGTTCCACAGCGCGTCCGCCATAGCCTTCAGCGCCCGGTTCTTGACATCCGGCACCACCGAGGCCAGGGTCCGAGCTGCCTGTCGCGCCGCTTCTCCCAGTTCTCTGACCATCTGCGCCGTCATGTTGTGTCCCGTCGTGAACGTCCCAAGTTTCGGATTCCTGATGTTACACGTTGCACGTTGAACCTCGAACGTTGCACGTTGAACCTTGAACCTTGAACGTTGAACCTTGAACGTTGAACCTTGAACCTCGAACCTTGAACGTTGCACCTTGAACGTTGCACTCTTCTCTTATTCAAGAATCACCAAGCTATCCCGGTGCACCACCTCATCGAATGGCTTGACGCCAAGCGCATTTTCGATCTGGTTGCTCCTGATGCCTTTGATCTGTTCCACCTGTGCAGCATCATAGCCGGCCACACCCCTCGCAAATTCTATGCCGTCGATGTCACAGAGACTGATCACATCGCCCCCCTCAAACTTACCATCTACCGAGACAACCCCAGAGGGTAGAAGGCTCTTACCGTGACGAATGAGCGCCTCCTTGGCCCCGGCATCCACCATAATCCGCCCTTTGCGCTCCGTCGCAAAAGCCAGCCAGCGCTTGCGGCTCCGCATCCTGGACGCAGACGCCTGAAAGATGGTACCGACCGCCTCACCACGCACGATCCGCTCCAGGATCCCCTCCACAAGGCCGTTTGCAATGACAGTTGGAATGCCGGATGCCGCCGCACGGCGCGCTGCTTCTACCTTTGTGGCCATCCCGCCGGTGCCGAGCCCAGTCCCCGACTCGTCGGCCCAAAAGTGGAGCATTGTTGACCGTCGGGGTACCTCCTGGACAAGCTTCGCATTGGGATCCCTTCTCGGATCAGTCGTATACAGTCCGTCAAGGTCGGTCAGGATGATGAGGAGGTCCGCTCCAAGCAGCGTCGCCACGAGCGCCGAAAGATGGTCATTATCGCCGAACCTGATCTCCTCCACTGCGACCGTATCGTTCTCGTTGATGACCGGAAGTACCCCCATGTGGAGTAGCGTAAATAAGGTGTTACGAGCATTGAGGTACCGATGTCGCGAGCGAAAGTCGTCCTGGGTCAGTAAAAGCTGTCCTAACTTCTGGCCATACGGCGCGAAGGCCTCCTCGTAGTGGCGCATGAGCAGGCTCTGACCGACAGCGGCGGCAGCCTGCTTTAAGGGAATGCTCCTGGGCCGCTCGGTCAGCCCAAGCTGACTCATTCCCGTCAGAATGGCACCGGATGAGACCAGAACCACCTGGTACCCCTCCTCCCGGAGTCGGACAAGCTCACGGCAGATTCGCTCCAGCGTTGCCTGATGCAGGGCGATTTCGCCCTTGGACAGAACGGCAGACCCAACCTTCACAACCAACCGCTTTGCCTCACGCAAGCCCGCCCTGATCCCTGTCGGAGGAGTGGATCGAGCATCTATCGATGACCCCTCTGTGTGACTCATGGAATGGTTGGCGCTTTCGCGCTTTCGAGTGTCGGGTGTCTGGCCTTGAGTTCCGGGATTGTGGCATCGTGCTGCGTACCAGGCGCTTCGCGCTTGGAACTCGTTCTAACCTGATTAGTCAGGTACCGGATGAGTTGCTCAATCCCCTCACCAGTTACGGCTGACACTGGAAAAAGAGGGAGACCCCGTTCTGTGCAAAGGGTTTGGAGCATGGAAAGATGGAGATCGTGGGGAAGATCGATCTTGTTGGCGACAATGATGCGGGGACGCATGAGCAGTTCGGGATTGAAGGCGCGGAGTTCTTCCTCGATGACCGACAATGCTTCATGAGGATCCCTTGCAGTATCAGAGATATCAATGACATGCGTCAACAGGCGAGTCCGTTCGATATGCCGCAGAAAACGAATCCCGAGACCTGCTCCCGAGGATGCTCCCTCGATCAGGCCGGGGATATCGGCCACTACGAAGGCGCCCAGCAAATCGATCTCGACGGTTCCAAGGTGAGGGGTCAGCGTCGTAAATGGGTACTCTGCCACCTTCGAATGAGCGGCAGAGATACGACAAAGAAGGGCGGATTTCCCAGCGTTAGGAAGACCAATCAGGCCGACATCGGCGAGCAGTTTCAATGTCAGGTAAAGCCACCGCTCCTGCCCACTTTGCCCAGGCTCGGCGATGCGAGGGGCCTGCCGGATGGGGGTGGCAAAGTGGGAATTGCCTCGACCGCCTTTCCCTCCCCTGGCGACCAGCACCCGCTGTTCGTCCTCAATCAGATCGGCTAGAAGTTCTCTCGTATCGCCATCGGCGACGATCGTACCAAGTGGAACCGGAATAATCAGGTCAGCGCCGCGTCGACCATACATCTTCTTGCCGCGTCCGTGCACACCGTCTTTGGCGCGAGAGAACCGGTGAAACTTCTGGTCGCTCAGGGTTCGGTACGAACGACGAGCAACAAGATATACGCTCCCGCCGTCGCCGCCGTCGCCGCCGTCCGGCCCACCTCTCGGGACATGCGCCTCTCGCCGGAAGCTGATACAGCCCCGACCCCCGTCCCCAGCTTTCACCCGGATGCGGGCCTCATCGATGAAGATCAGAGCACTACTCCATGAGGCACGGTTTCACTATGATGCGCAAACATACCTCTGGGAAGCTGTCAGCGCCGGGCGTAAGAGGCTAAAGGTAGATAGGCTAAAGGTTTTAAGGGTTCTTCAGCCTTCGGTCTTCAGCCTACACACCGGCTTTTAGCGCTGATTGCTGACCGCTATTTCGAAGGAAGGCTGTCAAACACTCCTGATGCTGAGGAAGCGACCTTGTCCCCCGCGGCGCTCGACAGTCACGACTCCTGACACCTTGGCAAACAGTGTATCATCAGAGCCGATCCCAACATTCTTACCTGGTTTAAAGCGGGTACCACGCTGACGGATCAGAATACTGCCGGCCGGTACGGTCTGCCCTGACGCAGCCTTCATGCCCAGTCGCTGGCTTTGACTATCCCGACCGTTCCGGGAACTCCCCATCCCTTTTTTATGTGCCATTTTTCCTCCAAATACAGGGTAGAGGGTTTAGCGTATAGGGTTTAGTAAAGCAGCGATGGACCGCTATCCCGCCCCGATACCCCCATCCTATCGCTTTTACCCCTATCCCCTAATCTCTGTAATGCGCAAGGTGGTCTGCTCCTGGCGGTGTCCCTGCGTACGTCGATACCGCTTTCGCCGTTTGAATTTGAATACGGTGATCTTGGGTCCACGCCCCTGGCTGACGATCTCGCTCATGACCAGGGCGCCTTGTAAGTAAGGAGCCCCGACCTTCACCTGGTCCCCATCGGCCACCAGCAGCACCTTCGAAAGCTCGACCTGCTTCCCGGCGTCGCCTTCGATTCGTTCGAGGGTAACAAGGGCGCCAGGGCTGACACGGCATTGTTTGCCTCCCGACTCGATAATCGCGTACACTGTTTTGGTCCTCCTGGGTCACATCAAACACCGAAAGGAGGCCGCTGGCCCCCCTTCTCCTCACTACCTGCCTGGCAACAGCGAATAGTGTAGACGGCTCATGGCACTCTGTCAAGCAGAAGTCCACTTCCAGGGATAGCGATTGACAGCACAATTCGTTCATTGGCCTGTCATTGGTTAGAAAGTCTCCCCCGCGGGTCATTGCGAGGAAGCGGATAAGCCGAAGCCCAGAGCGAAACGAAGGGGGCCGAAACAATCTCACCGTAGTTGGGGGACGTGGCCCCCGGGTACAACGCTGAGATTGTCGCGCCTGCCTGTGCGTGCCTGCCTGTGCCGTATTCGACACGGCAGACAGGTCCGCACGCAGACAGGCTCCCGGTGGTCGCTCGCAATGGCGCGGTCAGGGATTGAATATCTCACCTCGTAGCCTTTCATGCCCATGGGCGCGCTACTCGCGCATGGGGTATTGCGAGCACCCCTGCCGCAGGCAGGCAGGCGAAGGGTGCGTGGCAATCTCCGGGATTCCTCCCCTTCGCTTCGCGTTGGATCGGCATGACCGTTCAGGTCAGAGTACTTCACGTCGTTCGCAATGACACGTTGCAATCGCTATGTTTGGAACGCGGCATCGGATTGACAAGCGAAGGCGGGTTCGATACGCTTACTGAAACGAGGGCGCCCGCTCCCATCGATGAGTAGCCGCCGATGGAATGCACACTCCAGCGCCGAGAGGTCGTGCGTAATGAGTACGCAGCCTCCGGGTGGTATATGATTCAGGTGACATTATCCCGACTGCTTCCCTTATGCGACGATATGCTATTGCAGTAATGGCCAGGGCGCCTGAGGCAGGTCAGACCAAGACGCGCCTCGTTCCGCCATTAAGCTATGCGCGCGCGGCGGAACTGTACCGCTGTCTCCTGTTGGATAAGCTGTTGCAGGTGGCCGGTCTCCCCGGGATCGATCCGTACCTGGCCTACACTCCCCTCGAAGCAAGGCGATCGATGCTGGGGCTGTTGCCTGAGACCTTTACGCTGATTCCACAAGCCGGTTCAAATCTTGGAGACCGGCTTCATCGGCTCTCAGCGATCCTCCTGGAACGAGGTCACCCCGCAGTCATCCTCATCGACAGCGACAGCCCGACCCTGCCCACACCCTACCTGCTGGATGCGGTCGCGCAACTTCGGAACGAAACGACAGACCTTGTGCTCGGCCCGGCAGAGGACGGAGGCTATTATCTTATCGGGCTTAAGCGCCCCTGCCGAACACTTTTCGATGATATCCCCTGGAGTAGCGCCGCCGTCTTGGCCGAGACGCTCCACCGCGCTGCAGCCCAACGGCTACAGGTTGCAACGCTCCCACCCTGGTTCGACGTAGACACGCCGGAGGACCTGACCAGGCTCCGGCGCGATCTGGCGACTACCGGGACCACCGTTGCTCCCCATACGCGGCGCTTCTTATGCAGTAATGAGGAAGATTGAGATTGGCGGTGGGCGGGTTGACAAGCCCTGGTTTATGAAAGCCGCATCAGAACCAGGTTGGCGGCTTCTGACAGGTCGCGTGCTTTGGGGCAGTCCACGTGGTCCCATAGGCCGGCAGGATCGAGCAGAATCGCGCCCATGCCTGCCGCTCTCGCCCCCACGACATCGATAGAGTACAGATCGCCGATATAGAGGGCCTCGGCGGGACTGATCCCGACCTGGTCCAGCGCGATCTGAAAGATCCTGGGGTCAGGCTTTTCCACCCCAACCAGGCGTGAGTCCACTACGAAATGAAAGTACGGGCGCAGCCCGCTCTCCGTCACAAGCCGCTCGACCCAGCCGTTCGAATTCGAAATCATGCCGAGCGTGAGCCCGTGGCCATGCAGCGTCCGAAGGGCGGCATGGGCGTGAGGATCGGGCTGATTCCAGAGGTTATGCTCCTGATGGTACTCGGCGATTCGATGAAGGGTCCGCTCCGCGGCCACTCCCCACTGCACCCCCAAGCCATCACAGACGAACCGCATGTATGTCTGAAAGATCTGCGGCGCTTCGGTGGAATTACGCCTGGCCAAGACCGGATCGAGACGCACCCGGGC contains the following coding sequences:
- a CDS encoding phosphoglycerate kinase, with the translated sequence MAKLCIDDLELSEKRLLIRVDFNVPMDEKGTITDDTRIRAALPTINYAAQHGAKILLISHLGRPKGGPNPKFSLGPVAGRLAALLGSPVEMAEDCVGSGVKARIDRMAAGQVLLLENCRFHPEEEKNDEAFAKALAELCDLYVNDAFGTAHRAHASTVGVTRFVKQSASGFLMREELVQLGALLDHPEHPFVAILGGAKVSDKIGVLANLLPKVDSLLIGGGMAYTFLKAQGHEVGSSRVEADGLKIALETMEQARHSNIAIHLPSDHVIAERIDADAPTRQIEGSIPVGSMGLDIGPATISRFTQEVKRAKTILWNGPMGVFELLPFREGTFALAKAVAACPAHSVIGGGDTAAAVSLAGVAEQMTHISTGGGASLEFLEGKELPGIAALTD
- the gap gene encoding type I glyceraldehyde-3-phosphate dehydrogenase encodes the protein MAIKAAINGFGRIGRNAFRVALEDRGLEFVAVNDITDARTLAHLLKYDSVHGTLQADVQAKDNAIVVDGREIKVFAQRDPAALPWKELGVQVVVESTGRFTDKAGASKHLQAGAQKVIISAPAKDPDITIVLGVNEKMYDPAKHAVISNASCTTNCLAPIAKVIMENFGIRHGLVTTIHSYTNDQQILDLPHSDLRRARAAALSQIPTSTGAAKAVGLVLPALQGKMHGLAIRVPTANVSLVDLVAETERVVTAEEVNSALRKAADGELKGILGFCEEPLVSVDFNGNSLSSIVDSLSTSVVDGTLIKVLSWYDNEWGYSCRIRDLVKYIASRS
- a CDS encoding ComF family protein; its protein translation is MCHRPLDADRCSIICSHCWRSIRCVSEPSCPCCGRPFASPRTLEESPGHLCGRCRERLPPFVMARAAALYEADGTMRQAILLFKYGGRRTLARHLGRLMAEGAGRLFVPRRFDLLIPVPLHPQRERARGFNQATLLAKEFGAGCGLPVGHRLLRRVRPTEAQSGGRKEREDNVKGAFIVPQSDRVKDMRLLLIDDVFTTGATACECAKALLAAGAAEVGVYTLARVE
- a CDS encoding TraR/DksA family transcriptional regulator translates to MPLRAAMLERLKERLLEKRRALINTVREKRANNLEGGSDGTQDIADQATTAYTKEFLLSISDAERQLLKQVDAALDKMRLKKYGGCERCGEPISEKRLEALPFARFCIACQEEEERS
- the rsfS gene encoding ribosome silencing factor — translated: MLRLAVTEAFEVKPTSIVHLDLRDLCSFTDYFLIVSVSSIRQVLAVADRIEARLRDERIRIFHREEDREARWILLDYSDVIIHIFDEEMRLYYDLEGLWADAPRQELVQNGSLVPLR
- the nadD gene encoding nicotinate-nucleotide adenylyltransferase, producing MHIGVMGGTFDPIHLGHLRAAEEIYWAFELDRIIFVPAARPPHKEEEFEASALHRYEMVSLATVYTPYFSVSPIELSRPGRSYSVETLREFRKLYGEETTIYFIMGVDAFLDIATWKEARELLSLAQVIVTARPGWRLDGVERSMTPEQWHLLGNPRFKYLKISEITRKTEKAHHESCLVLLVEVVSLDISSSEIRQLVKEGRSIRHLVTDTVAAYIGKNRLYQPGRKG
- a CDS encoding glutamate-5-semialdehyde dehydrogenase; the encoded protein is MTAQMVRELGEAARQAARTLASVVPDVKNRALKAMADALWNGRAAILSANALDLAETKAQHCSSAVLDRLALDERRIEKIAAGVRQVATLPDPVGEIAGMWRRPNGLLVGRMRVPLGVIGVIYEARPGVTADAAALCLKSGNAVILKGGREAIRSNRIISSLLSDAAMGSGLPKGCVAFIDSVDREAVAHLLQLTGLVDLIIPRGGEELIRAVQRTSTIPVLAHDKGLCHTYVDEGADLIMAEEIAFNAKVERPGVCNAMESLLVHEGVAAHFLPRIVGRLQEAGVEVRGCPRTRALVHDIASATEVDWDTEYLDLILSVKVVGSFEEAVAHIAAHGSGLAEAIVTADHGRAMRFLREVDAGAVFVNASTRFTDGGEFGMGAEMGISTQKLHARGPVGLTELTCEKFIVLGEGQVRDSTK
- the proB gene encoding glutamate 5-kinase, yielding MRAGLREAKRLVVKVGSAVLSKGEIALHQATLERICRELVRLREEGYQVVLVSSGAILTGMSQLGLTERPRSIPLKQAAAAVGQSLLMRHYEEAFAPYGQKLGQLLLTQDDFRSRHRYLNARNTLFTLLHMGVLPVINENDTVAVEEIRFGDNDHLSALVATLLGADLLIILTDLDGLYTTDPRRDPNAKLVQEVPRRSTMLHFWADESGTGLGTGGMATKVEAARRAAASGIPTVIANGLVEGILERIVRGEAVGTIFQASASRMRSRKRWLAFATERKGRIMVDAGAKEALIRHGKSLLPSGVVSVDGKFEGGDVISLCDIDGIEFARGVAGYDAAQVEQIKGIRSNQIENALGVKPFDEVVHRDSLVILE
- the obgE gene encoding GTPase ObgE, translating into MIFIDEARIRVKAGDGGRGCISFRREAHVPRGGPDGGDGGDGGSVYLVARRSYRTLSDQKFHRFSRAKDGVHGRGKKMYGRRGADLIIPVPLGTIVADGDTRELLADLIEDEQRVLVARGGKGGRGNSHFATPIRQAPRIAEPGQSGQERWLYLTLKLLADVGLIGLPNAGKSALLCRISAAHSKVAEYPFTTLTPHLGTVEIDLLGAFVVADIPGLIEGASSGAGLGIRFLRHIERTRLLTHVIDISDTARDPHEALSVIEEELRAFNPELLMRPRIIVANKIDLPHDLHLSMLQTLCTERGLPLFPVSAVTGEGIEQLIRYLTNQVRTSSKREAPGTQHDATIPELKARHPTLESAKAPTIP
- the rpmA gene encoding 50S ribosomal protein L27 — protein: MAHKKGMGSSRNGRDSQSQRLGMKAASGQTVPAGSILIRQRGTRFKPGKNVGIGSDDTLFAKVSGVVTVERRGGQGRFLSIRSV
- the rplU gene encoding 50S ribosomal protein L21, whose protein sequence is MYAIIESGGKQCRVSPGALVTLERIEGDAGKQVELSKVLLVADGDQVKVGAPYLQGALVMSEIVSQGRGPKITVFKFKRRKRYRRTQGHRQEQTTLRITEIRG
- a CDS encoding TIGR04282 family arsenosugar biosynthesis glycosyltransferase, which gives rise to MARAPEAGQTKTRLVPPLSYARAAELYRCLLLDKLLQVAGLPGIDPYLAYTPLEARRSMLGLLPETFTLIPQAGSNLGDRLHRLSAILLERGHPAVILIDSDSPTLPTPYLLDAVAQLRNETTDLVLGPAEDGGYYLIGLKRPCRTLFDDIPWSSAAVLAETLHRAAAQRLQVATLPPWFDVDTPEDLTRLRRDLATTGTTVAPHTRRFLCSNEED
- a CDS encoding HAD family hydrolase, with protein sequence MPLEAVIFDAGNTVMLMNYGVVAKALTAEGLHVDEAAVREAEYRARVRLDPVLARRNSTEAPQIFQTYMRFVCDGLGVQWGVAAERTLHRIAEYHQEHNLWNQPDPHAHAALRTLHGHGLTLGMISNSNGWVERLVTESGLRPYFHFVVDSRLVGVEKPDPRIFQIALDQVGISPAEALYIGDLYSIDVVGARAAGMGAILLDPAGLWDHVDCPKARDLSEAANLVLMRLS